Part of the Corynebacterium canis genome is shown below.
CGACGATGCCGGCAGCGATCGGGTCCTGCGCCACCACGCGGGCGGCATGCTCAAGCGCGTTGTACACGAGCCAAGCCTGCTCTTGCAGAGCGATAAAGTCATCGACGCTGAGTTCGCCGGCGAGGAGCTGATCCATGAAGTTGGAATGCTCGGCGCGTTCGTGTGCATCGGCAGTAGAGGTCTTCAGATCAGAGGAGAGCTGAGCACTGGGGCGAGCGTCCATGGCTAGGGTCATCTCGAAAATTCCTTTGCAGTAAGGGGTCTAGCGTAAAGGGCGGTTCCGTGATGCACCAGAATCAGCGGCCTACCCACGACCACTATTTAACTAAGGGTAGCCACACCTCAACATCAACCATTTGGTTGAAAAATCCGCATCGTAGGGTCCGAAAAAATGACCGACCCGGACCTCCTTCCTATGGCTCGAAAGTCGTCTCACCCCAAAACACTTCATCTACAACTTGCCGGGCCCGGCGCGTCAACCGAAGGTAGTTTTCCAGGAATTGCTGGTACTCCGTCGGGTCCCAGCCCGCCGCGCCAGCCACCTGCGCCAGCTGCGGGCCGGGCGGCGGCAACTGATCCGTACGCTTGCCCCGCACCAGCACAAGCGCATTTCTTGCCTGGGTAGCCGCCAGCCACGCGGCGCGCAACGTCTCCGCCTGGCGCTTCGGCAACAGCCCTTCCTGTTCGATCACATCCAGGCATTCCAGGGTGGAAGTATTGTGCAAACCGGGCACCTCGTGGGCGTGCAGCATGATAAGAAGCTGCACGGTCCACTCGATATCGGTCAGCGCGCCGCGACCCAGTTTCGTATGCGTGTTCCTGTCGGCGCCGCGGGGCAGCCGCTCGTTATCCACGCGCGCCTTCATCCGGCGCACCTCACGCACGGTCTCGGCGGACACACCGCCAGCCGGGTAGCGCAAAGGATCAATACGGTGCAAAAACTCCCGCCCGACCTCCCTGTCTCCCGCCACCACGGAGGCGCGCAACAACGCCTGAATCTCCCACGTTTCGCCCCAGCGTTCGTAATACTTTTCGTAGGAGTCCAAGGTGCGCACGATCGGACCCGAGCGGCCTTCTGGGCGCAGCCCAAGATCCACCTCCAGCGGCGGATCATCGCTGGGTTTGGCCAACCGGCGGCGCATCCGATCGCACACGCCGACGGCCCAGCGCACGGCGTTATTATCGGACACGTTTTCGGCAGGTTCGCAGACGAACATAACATCGGCATCGGAGCCGTAACCCAGTTCCGCGCCGCCCAAACGACCCATCCCGATCACCGCGATCCGGGCCGGTGGCTGCTCCCCTTCCGGCACGCTGCCGCGGATCTCGGCGGCCAGGGCAGCGTCCAGCACCGCATCCCACACCAGCGACAGGCTGCGGCAAACCTCCTGCACATCCATCATATCCAGCAGGTCAGCGGCCGCCACGCGCGCCAACTCCGCGCGCCGCAAGGAACGCGCCGCCCGGATCGCCTTTTCCGGATCCGCGTACCGGCTCGACGCCGCAAGCAACGAACGCGACACCGTATCCGGGGAGGCGGCGAGGAGCTTCGGGCCGGTAGCGCCGTCGCCGAGGAGTTTGACCGAATCCGGTGTCGCCAGAATCAGGTCCGAAACATAGGGCGAATTGCCCAAGATCCGCATGAGCCGTTGGCCCACCACTCCCTCATCGCGCAGCATGCGGAGGAACCACTGGCGGTCCTCCGCGGCGTCGGAAAGCCTGCGGTAGTTGAGCAAGCCCATGTCCGGGTCGGCGGTTTGGGAAAGCCATTCCATGAGCGTCGGCAGCAGCATCGCCTGTATTTTCGCCTTGCGGCTGCGGCCGGAAGCCAATGCAACCAGGTGCTCGTAGGCGCGCTCTGGGAAGGTGTAACGCAGCGCCGCCAATTGCAGCTTCGCGGATTCTGCGGACAGGCGAAGCGTTTCCACCGGCAGGCTGGCCACCGAGTTCAACAGCGGGCGATAGAACAGTTTTGCGTGCATCGAGGAGATCTGCAACGCCACCTTGCGGAAGCGTTCCCCCAGCTCCTCGGCGGCCGTGCCCTGATTGCCCTGGGCCACAATCCCCGCCGCGCGCGCCAACCAACGCAGCTGTTTCACATCTTTATCCGCCGGCATCGTGTGCGTGCGGCGCAGGCGTTGCAGCTGCAGGCGATGCTCCAGCAGGCGCAGAAACTCATAGGCGGAAATCAAGGCGTGCGCGTCCTCCCGCCCCACATAACCGCCCTTCATCAGGGCCGTTAGCGCATCCACCGTGCCGAGGCGGCGCAGGCTTTCATCCACCCGGCCGTGCACCATTTGCAGCAGCTGCACCGCGAATTCCACATCCCGCAGGCCGCCCTTGCCGAGCTTGAGTTCGCGCTCGCGGAGCTCCGCGGGGACGTTGTTGATCACGCGGCGTCGCATAGCCTGCACGTCATCGACAAAACTTTCGCGTTGGCTGGCGTTCCACACGAGCGGGGCGAGCGCCGTCACGTATTGATTCCCCAATTCCACCGCCCCCGTCATGGGCCGCGCCTTGAGCAGCGCCTGGAATTCCCACGTGTGCGCCCAGCGCTTATAATACGCGACGTGGCTTTCCAACGTACGTACTAATGCGCCCTGTTTTCCCTCGGGGCGCAGCGCGGCATCCACCTCAAAGAAACAACGGCAACCCAAACGAATGAACTCTCCCGCTAGCCGGGTGGTGCGGGCATCGGCGGGTTCCGCCACAAAAATGACGTCTACATCCGAAATATAGTTCAATTCGCGGGCGCCGCACTTACCCATCGCGAGCACAGCCAGGCGTGCAGAAACAGGTTTTTCACCGTACACACAGGCCACAGCCACCGCCAACGCTGCGGTAAGGGCGGCGTCGGCAAGATCGGACAGCGCCCCAGAAACCACGGTGAATGGAACATGTGGTTGACCCGGTCTGCGAGGCGATTCAGGGTAAGTTCCGGCGAGGTCGTGCGCGGCGATACGCATCAGCAATGTTCGGTACGTACGTTCTAATCGCTGTTCCGCTTCCGTGCCGACCACGCAGGCTTTGTACGTCCCGGGCGTGCTCAGATCCGCCGACGCAGTGTCCGCGTCCGGGTCCGCGACCGCGACGTTTTCATCGTCCATATGTACTAACTCGGCGGGGACGGCGGCGACGCACTCCAGCATCTGTTGCATCATCTCCGTCGCCGTTGGCAGCCCCAGCGACAGCTGCCGCCACAGCTGCGGGTTCGCCACCAGGTGGTCGCCGAGGCTTGTCGACGCCCCGAGCAACGCCACCAAACGCACCCGCAGCGGCACCTCCTCCCGCAGCGCCCGATCCAGTTCGGCGCGCTCATCCCCCAGTGCCTGCATCAAACGTACGAGCGTATTCAGCGCTAGGTCCGGATCGGCGGCCCCGGTCAGGCTCCACAACAGCTCCACCGAATCCGGATTCATCCACCCCAGCCACTCCAAATCCGCCTGGGCGTGCGGCCCCTCCAAACTCAGCCCACCCGGGGTAGGGACCAAACGACGGGTGGAACGGGGGGTGGCCATAATGCTCCTCTAGTAGTCCAGGTTGGTGCGCAGCTCCCACGACGTAATCTGCGCCTGGTAGTCCTGCCACTCACGCCACTTATTGCGCAAGAAGTACTCAAAAACGTGCTCGCCGAGTGCCTCCGCGACCAGCTCCGATTGCTCCATCAGGCGCAGTGCCTGGTCCAAGCTGCCCGGCAAATCCTGGTACCCCAATGCGCGACGCTCGCGGCGCGTTAACTTAGAAATATCATCTTCCGCGGGATCCGGCAGCTCGTACCCCTCCCGGATACCCTTCAGCCCCGCGGCCACTAGGACGGCGTACGCGAGGTAGGGGTTGCACGCCGAGTCCGGGCTGCGCACCTCGACGCGGCGTGACGACACCTTGCCCAAGCGATAGGTTGGCACACGCACCATGGCCGAACTATTGGAAACACCCCAGGTCGCGGCGGTAGGCGCTTCATTGCCGAACATCAAACGCTTATACGAATTCGCCCATTGGTTGGTCACGGCTGTGAACTCCGGCGCGTGGTGCAAAATCCCCGCGATAAACTGCCGCGCCGTGCTAGACAGCGAAAACTCATCGTCCGGATCGTGGAAGGCGTTAGTGTCCCCTTCGAACAGGGACAGGTGGGTATGCATCGCGCTGCCCGCGTACTCCGCAAAGGGCTTTGGCATAAAGGTGGATCGAACACCGTTGCGCAAGGCGGTTTTCTTGATTATGTAGCGGAAAGTCATAATATTGTCCGCCATGGTGAGGACGTCCGCGTAGCGCAGGTCAATCTCTTGCTGGCCGGGGGCGGTCTCATGATGCGAAAACTCGACCGAAATACCCATGGATTCCAGCGCATTCATCGCATCGAACCGAAAATGCGGCGCCTTATCCGTGACCGCCTGATCAAAGTAGCCACCATTATCGGTGGGCGTCGGCGGACGCCCGTCCGTGTTTAACGACTCCACCAGGAAAAACTCAATCTCCGGGTGCGCGAAGCACGTAAACCCATCGTTCGCCGCCTCCTTGAGTTGCCTGCGCAACACCTGGCGCGGATCCGCGTAGGACGGCTGCCCATCCGGCATGGTGATATCACAGAACATCCTTGCGATATCGGTGGTGTCCTGCCGCTCGAAGGGCATCAGCTGGAACGTAGACGGATCTGGGCGGGCGATCGTATCCGCCTCCGACACCCGCGAAAACCCCTCGATGGCCGAACCGTCGAAACCAATGCCCTCTTCGAAAGCACTTTCAAGCTCGGCGGGGACCACGGCTACCGACTTCAAATACCCGAGGATGTCCGTAAACCACAGGCGCACAAACCGAATATCCCGCTCTTCAATGGTGCGGAGCACAAACTCCTGTTGGCTATTCATTCTTCTCAATCTAATGGACTCGCCCCTTGGTGCGGGGCAGAATCCCCGCCGCAGCCTTGGTGCGAGGCAGAATCCCCGCCACCAATCTTCACGCCAGATGCCCAACCAAGCTGGGACGAGCCGATGACTGGGCTAGGAAATGGGCTGCTGAGAAATGGGTTGTGCGCTGCGCATGAAGTTTTTTACACACGAATCGCGGATCTAGTGTAATTTTCATCATTCTGGGCGTCCTGGGCGGCTCGGCGCGATACTTTTTACACAGATTTCGGGATTTTGATGTAAAAAATATCGGTAGACACCGTTCAACTCCCGGCGCGGCAATAGCTTGCACACAACTAATAGGGCCGGCTTTTCGTCACAGTGACGTAATTCCATCATGCTTTGCATAAGGCGAGCAGATCAAGGCTCGCAGAGAGCATATAACAAGAGGGCGCAATCCGGTAGCAAACTACATTTCGGCGGACACAATCCGGTCAAGCCCCGAACGTCCACACTCGGGCTGATACGGTTATGGATACATATACGTCATTGTCGGCGGCCCGCCTATCGGTCGCCAGAGATCCTCAAGCTCCGCCCCTTTCCCGAAGCATAGCTGGGCCGTGGCAAACCATCGCAGGATTGACCCGCAAACAGGCGTCGGCAAGGCTCGGACCGATGGGTTGTGCGCTGCACATGAAGTTTTTTACACACGAATCCCAGATCCTGTGTAATTTTCATCATTCCGGGCGGCCTGGGCGGCTCGGAGCGATATTTTTTACACAGATTTCGGGATTTTGATGTAAAAAATATCGGTAGACACCGTTCAACTCTAGGCGCGAGAATAGGTTGTGGGCAGCTTACCACGTCAGAATGAGCCACGAAAAGCAATTCGGCCATAGTCCGACAAGGGTAGCGAGTTTCAAAGGCTTAGCAGGGCTGCTATGACTTTTGGGGATCGCAACGACTGCGCAGAATTCACAGGCCCAAAGTTTTGAGGTGTTCAGCCACTCCGAGGTCAGCGCTACGGGGGTGACGGCACGGGTCGGGAGCTGGGGATGGAGGGCCTTGCGCTTGCGACAAAACGGGGGGATTGCTCGCCATCACTCGCCGTCAATGGTGCGATTTTGCTGGTACAACTGGGGTATGAGTACCCGTCAATTCCTCGAGGTAGAAGCAAAGTTTTCGGTTGATGAAAGCGCCACCACCCCGGTGCTGACCGAGATTGAACATGTGGCTGAAGTTCATGGGGAAACGCATGAACTATCGGCGGTATATTACGATTCTCCAGATTTGCGGCTGACAAGGTCGAAGATTACGTTGCGCAGACGTACCGGCGGCAAGGATTCTGGCTGGCATATAAAGTTGCCGGCCAGCCACGGACGGGTGGAGTTACATGCGGATCTCACCGAACCGGAGTACGGAGAATACACCGTGCCGTCCGAATTGCTGTTCCCAGTGCGGGCGATCGTCAGAGATATCCCCTTAGAGCCAATTGCGCAGGTAGATAACGTTCGCCACGAATTTGCTTTGATGGATATCGAAGGCAAACTAGTCGGCGAATTCTGCGATGATCATGTGACGTCCTGGTCGCTGCTGCCCAATGGCAAGCGCCAAACCTGGCGCGAATGGGAGTTCGAACTCGGCGAAGAGTATTTGGCGGACGTAGAAAACACGATGGCCTCGGCGACGCAGCTGCTGGAGGCCGCGGGAGCCACGGCGTCGAAAAGCCCTTCGAAGCTGGTGGCGGCGCTGGGCGATTCGGTAGACACCGCGCCGAAGCCGCCGAAGCCAGCAGAACTTGAGAAGAGCAATCCCGCCTACGCCGTCCTGAAGGCGCTGAAATCGAACAGGGATGCGCTTGTGGCGAACGATCCGAAGGTGCGACGGGACGAGTACGACTCCATTCACCAGATGCGCGTGGCCACCCGCGAACTCCGCAGCCATATGCAAACATTTGAAGGAATCCTGGTCGGCGACGGGTACCTTGAGCTGGAGAAAGAGCTCAAACACCTCGCCGGTGTGCTCGGTGTTGCGCGCGACGCGGAGGTGGTGGAAGAACGCTTCCATGACCTGCTGAAGACCGTGGATTCGGACATTATCGACGAGGTCACGCGCAAGCACCTCGAACAAGATATGGCCGTGGAGTACCGGAATGCACATTCGGAAGTGCTGGAGCTGCTGGAATCGCAACGCTATTTTGATCTGCTCAATGCGCTCGATGAATTGCTCGCAAACCCGCAGGTAGCGGAGGCTGCCGAGGAAGAAGGTGAGGAGGAAACCCCCGAAGAGATCCTTGTGACGCACCTCGATGAGGCGTACACACGTTTGGTTAAGCGGCACCAAAAGGCGGTGACGCGCTGGGAGGACAAGGAACGGTCGCTGCGAGAGCGCGAAGGCTACTTCCACGACATGCGGAAATCGGCAAAGAAGCTCCGCTATTCCGCCGATGCGGCCCGCGCCACTGGGCTAAAAACCAAAAAGCTGTACGAAGCATGCAAACGCATGCAAACCGTGCTGGGAGACTTCCAGGATTCGGTGACCTCGCGCGATGTATTGCTGCGCAAGGCCGAAGAGTCCCGCGCGGCGGGCGAAGATACGTTCGCTTACGGCGTGCTGTTCCAGGTGGAACGCGAACGCGGCCTTGAGTCATTGAAGGACTACGCCGAGAGTTTCGAGAAAATCGAAAAGGCGTATGAATCAATGAAAAAGGCCGCGCGCAAGAAGGCTGCGAAAAAGGACTAGCGCTCCCAGGCGGGTTCCACGCCCCAGTCGTCGTCTTCCTCATCGTAGGCGTCAGCTGCGGCGGTGCGCTCTGCCGCGAGCTTCATGGCATCGCGCGCCTCCGCTTCGGTGGCGTAGGGGCCCATGCGATCCTCCCACGCCTGATTTTTCCCCTGGGAAACCGAACCTGTGGTCGGATCGTAGAACCATTGGTCGTCTGCGTTGGTCACGGTGTCACTCTCCTTAAATCGGCGATCTTCCTCCCCAACCTACCTCGTGTGCGGCGAACCATGCTGCGCTTTCCGGACTAAAGTGGGGGCAAAGCATGCCGCCCCTTGTGTGAGGAGACCCCGCCCCGATGCCGCTTTGGAACGCCCCCGACGAGGATATTCGCGACCGCGCCGCGCAGTTACATCATCGAACATATGGCATAGAACCACAAATGCTCACCACTTCACCGGGCACGTTTCCGCTAGTGGGCGAACACACTGACTATATTGGCGGCATCGTGGCGGTGGCGATGACGCACTTGGGCGTCGCGGTCGCCGCCTCCCCCCGCACGGATTCCAAGCTCAACGTGCGGCTTTCCCAACCGGGCAGTCGTGACGCCACACTCGAGTCGAATATGGATGCGGTTACGCAGCGAAAGCCGGGCGGCGTGGAGACACGGCTCGGGGGCATTATATGGACGCTCATCAATCGCCAAATGCTGAGCCGAGACACACAGGGGTTC
Proteins encoded:
- a CDS encoding CYTH and CHAD domain-containing protein; translated protein: MSTRQFLEVEAKFSVDESATTPVLTEIEHVAEVHGETHELSAVYYDSPDLRLTRSKITLRRRTGGKDSGWHIKLPASHGRVELHADLTEPEYGEYTVPSELLFPVRAIVRDIPLEPIAQVDNVRHEFALMDIEGKLVGEFCDDHVTSWSLLPNGKRQTWREWEFELGEEYLADVENTMASATQLLEAAGATASKSPSKLVAALGDSVDTAPKPPKPAELEKSNPAYAVLKALKSNRDALVANDPKVRRDEYDSIHQMRVATRELRSHMQTFEGILVGDGYLELEKELKHLAGVLGVARDAEVVEERFHDLLKTVDSDIIDEVTRKHLEQDMAVEYRNAHSEVLELLESQRYFDLLNALDELLANPQVAEAAEEEGEEETPEEILVTHLDEAYTRLVKRHQKAVTRWEDKERSLREREGYFHDMRKSAKKLRYSADAARATGLKTKKLYEACKRMQTVLGDFQDSVTSRDVLLRKAEESRAAGEDTFAYGVLFQVERERGLESLKDYAESFEKIEKAYESMKKAARKKAAKKD
- a CDS encoding bifunctional [glutamine synthetase] adenylyltransferase/[glutamine synthetase]-adenylyl-L-tyrosine phosphorylase, which gives rise to MATPRSTRRLVPTPGGLSLEGPHAQADLEWLGWMNPDSVELLWSLTGAADPDLALNTLVRLMQALGDERAELDRALREEVPLRVRLVALLGASTSLGDHLVANPQLWRQLSLGLPTATEMMQQMLECVAAVPAELVHMDDENVAVADPDADTASADLSTPGTYKACVVGTEAEQRLERTYRTLLMRIAAHDLAGTYPESPRRPGQPHVPFTVVSGALSDLADAALTAALAVAVACVYGEKPVSARLAVLAMGKCGARELNYISDVDVIFVAEPADARTTRLAGEFIRLGCRCFFEVDAALRPEGKQGALVRTLESHVAYYKRWAHTWEFQALLKARPMTGAVELGNQYVTALAPLVWNASQRESFVDDVQAMRRRVINNVPAELRERELKLGKGGLRDVEFAVQLLQMVHGRVDESLRRLGTVDALTALMKGGYVGREDAHALISAYEFLRLLEHRLQLQRLRRTHTMPADKDVKQLRWLARAAGIVAQGNQGTAAEELGERFRKVALQISSMHAKLFYRPLLNSVASLPVETLRLSAESAKLQLAALRYTFPERAYEHLVALASGRSRKAKIQAMLLPTLMEWLSQTADPDMGLLNYRRLSDAAEDRQWFLRMLRDEGVVGQRLMRILGNSPYVSDLILATPDSVKLLGDGATGPKLLAASPDTVSRSLLAASSRYADPEKAIRAARSLRRAELARVAAADLLDMMDVQEVCRSLSLVWDAVLDAALAAEIRGSVPEGEQPPARIAVIGMGRLGGAELGYGSDADVMFVCEPAENVSDNNAVRWAVGVCDRMRRRLAKPSDDPPLEVDLGLRPEGRSGPIVRTLDSYEKYYERWGETWEIQALLRASVVAGDREVGREFLHRIDPLRYPAGGVSAETVREVRRMKARVDNERLPRGADRNTHTKLGRGALTDIEWTVQLLIMLHAHEVPGLHNTSTLECLDVIEQEGLLPKRQAETLRAAWLAATQARNALVLVRGKRTDQLPPPGPQLAQVAGAAGWDPTEYQQFLENYLRLTRRARQVVDEVFWGETTFEP
- a CDS encoding glutamine synthetase family protein → MNSQQEFVLRTIEERDIRFVRLWFTDILGYLKSVAVVPAELESAFEEGIGFDGSAIEGFSRVSEADTIARPDPSTFQLMPFERQDTTDIARMFCDITMPDGQPSYADPRQVLRRQLKEAANDGFTCFAHPEIEFFLVESLNTDGRPPTPTDNGGYFDQAVTDKAPHFRFDAMNALESMGISVEFSHHETAPGQQEIDLRYADVLTMADNIMTFRYIIKKTALRNGVRSTFMPKPFAEYAGSAMHTHLSLFEGDTNAFHDPDDEFSLSSTARQFIAGILHHAPEFTAVTNQWANSYKRLMFGNEAPTAATWGVSNSSAMVRVPTYRLGKVSSRRVEVRSPDSACNPYLAYAVLVAAGLKGIREGYELPDPAEDDISKLTRRERRALGYQDLPGSLDQALRLMEQSELVAEALGEHVFEYFLRNKWREWQDYQAQITSWELRTNLDY